The window GGGTGCAGCCGAACCCCATATACAGGGGAAGGATGAACCAGCTCAGGTCCATGGAGAAGTGGACCAGCGCCGAGGCTTTCGCCCGGAGGCGGGGCGCCGCGAGGTCCGCCGTGAGAGCGAGATGGGCGGGGTAGCCGTACCCCATGCCCATGCCGTAGAAAAATCCCCAGAGGACCAGCCCGAGGGAAGTGCGGGCGAAGGCGAGGCCGAGAAGGCAGAGGGCCATGATGAGGAAGGAGGGACCGGCGAAGACCGTTCTCTGGTACCGGTTGAAGAGGTTTCTTCCCGCCGTCCGGACGAAAAGGGCCCCCCCTCCGAGGGAGAAGATGAACCATGAGGGAACGAGTCCCTTTTCCATGAGCACCGTGCCGATGAAGACGATGGATGCGTCGCAGAGACCGAAGAAGAAGCAGGAGAAGACGATTTTTCCGGCCGGCGTTTCCCGGAAGAGGTCGCCGTAGGTCCCCCACTGCATTGACTGTCCCCGCCCGGAGGATCCCTGGTACCCTGCAGGCTGAAGCCGGAGGGCCAGTGAGAATGAAAGGGCGGCGGCGGCGAGGGGGAGGATCATGAAGAACCGGTCCAGGCCGCTCCGTACAAGATAGTCGGTGAGGGGAACCACGGTGAACATGGGAATGAGGCTTCCCACGGAGATGAGGACGAATCCGAGCCCCCGCTTCGACTCCTCGATGACAAGGGCCTGGTAGGTGGTGAGGGCCACCATGAAAATGCTGTACGCAAGGCCCATGACCACCCGGACCCCGACGAACCAGGCGAAGGCTCCCTGGTAGGCCTGGAGGGCCAGGGCGCAGGCGATGCAGACTCCCGACGACCAGATCATGCTCTTTCTCACGCCCATCCGTTCGGTGATCCAGCTCCCCACGGGGCGGACCGCCGTGGTGGCCGCATAGAAGACGCCGACGAGGATCCCTGCGGATGCGGCGGTGTACCCCCGGGCGGCGAGGTAGGGGGCGAGAAAGAAGAAGGCATTGGAATAGGAGTAGATGGCAAAATTGATAATCAAGAGGGACAGGATGAGCCGGTCCATGATGAAAGCCTCCTGGGGCCGTTGTGGTCCGGGCTGACTCCGGACTGTGATGTATTGTATGCTCTCGGGGGAGTTTGTTCAATCGTTTCCGCCCGTCGCTGCCAGGTCGGGAATGAGCCCGCCGCAGGACACGATGCATCCTTTCCCCTTTGATTTCGCCTGGTAGAGAGCAGTGTCCGCCTTTTTGAAGGCATCACCAGGAGAAGAGCCGCCCGGCGCGGAGGCCACCCCGAGGGATACGCTCAGGAACGGGGCGCAGCTTCTGACCTGGCGGCAGATGTTTTCCGCGATCAACAGGCCGTTGGTTTCCGGGCAGGCGGGAAGGAGGACGGCGAATTCGTCCCCACCGATCCTGCAGGCGATGTCGTCCCTCCGGACGGCCCTGGTGACGGCGGACGCCATTTTTTTCAGGGCATCGTCTCCCGCCTGGTGGCCGTGGGCATCGTTGATGTTCTTGAAATCGTCGAGATCGATGAGTATGAGGGTGACGCCGGTTCCTTCCAGGAGAAGCCGGGCGAGCTCCCCGTCAAAATGGCGCCGGTTGAAGAGGCCCGTGAGGGGGTCGCGGCTGGCCATGTCCCGCGCCTGCCGTTCGGCGTTTGACAGGGCGGCGAGTTCTCTTGATGTTTTTCGGTGCAGTCTGGAGAAGAAGAACATGCTGGAGACGATAAAAACATAGCAGATGGCCAGGTTTGCCGTTTCTCCCCGGAAGTCCCCGGAGAGGAGGAAGGTACCGATGAAGGAGAAGGCGTTGATCACGAGATAGGTGAAGAATACGTCCCGTCTCCGGAACTGCATGTAAACACCTGTCCCCAGGAGAGTGACGATATGCCGGAGGAGGAGGGTGAAGAATCCGGCCTCGAGGAAGGAAGCCCCCAGGGGAAGCAGGTTCAGGAACAGAAGTATGGGCGGAACGAAGCCCCGGACGGCCGAGGGGGGCATGGTGGTCATCCTGATGCGGAAAAACAGGAAGAGCAGGGCGAGGAAAAGGTCGAGTACTGCCAGAAGAGGGTATCCCATAAGCACATCGGCCCAGCCTGCGGCGAGAAACCAGACCGCGGTGATGACGCTGAGAAGACGGAGTGCGGGCAATTCTCTTTCGAGGCGGTTTCCCCGGTGAACGGTTCGGTATTCCATTGCAGCCTCCTGAATTTAGTTGACTGCCTGCGACAAGGATTATACCCTCCGGGAGGCGGGAAAAAAAGAGCCCTTTTCCGGCTTGGGCCGGAAAAGGGCGGATTCAGCCTTTTCCGAAACGGATTACTGGGTAATCGCGTTCACGGGGCAGACGGACACGCAGCTGCCGCACTCGATGCAGCTCTCGTCCACGACTGCTTTGCCATCAACCATGGAAATTGATTCCACGGGGCAGGTGCCGACACAGGTCTCGCAACCCACGCATGCATCCTTGTCCACGACTGCTTTTGCCATTGTTCATTCCTCCTCGGATATAATCTGCTGGTACACTGTGCCGGTCCGGATTATACCCCACTTTCTTTCTTCGGGCAACTTGAGGAACTCCAGAGAATGGCGGGCGGATATTCCGCTTTCGGGTCCCTGGTCAGCAGCCGTTCCAGTTCTTCCGCGGGAGAAGCTCCTTCGTAGAGCAGGCGGTGAACACCCCTGGAGATGGGCATGTCCACGGAAAGCTTCCGGGCGGCCTCGGTCACGGCCCGAACGGTAAAGGCTCCTTCCGCCACCTGCCCGATCTCCGTCCTCGCCTCCTCGAGGGAAAGTCCCCGGCCGAGAGCCATGCCGAGCCTGAAGTTTCTCGACTGGGTGCTGTAGCAGGTGAGAACCAGGTCTCCCATTCCCGCAAGGCCGGCGAGCGTCAGGGGGTGGGCCCCGAGGGCCTCGCCGAACCGCATGATTTCTGCAAGTCCCCTGCTGACCAGCGCCGCCCTCGCATTGTCCCCCAGCCCGAGGGACGAAGCCAGCCCGGAGGCGATGGCCATGATGTTCTTCACCGCCCCTCCCGTTTCTGTTCCGGTAACGTCATGGGAGGTATAGAGCCGGAGCCGGGTCGTATTGAGCAGGGACTGCCAGAAGAGGGCGGAACCGTCCTTTCCCGAGGCCACGGTCACCGCCGTGGGCAGGCCCCTTGCCACCTCTTCGGCGAAACTCGGGCCGGAGAGAACTGAATAGAGGGCACGGGGAAGAATTTCCCCCACGATCTCGCTGATCCGCTTCCCCGTGTCGATCTCGATGCCCTTTGCCACGTTGCAGATCTCCGTCCGGTCGGTGCAGAAGGACTCCAGGGCGGGGAGGAACCCCCGGAGCGTCTGGGTGGGGAGGGCCAGGATCCAGTAGTGGGAATGCAGGGCGGCCTCCGTGATGTCCGGTGTGGCTGAAATCCCTGCCGGGAGAGAAATCTCCCGGAGATAGTCGGGATTTGTCCCCGAGGCGTTGATTGCCCGTGCCTGCTCGCTCCTCCTGCACCAGAGGCAGACGGAGTGTCCCGAGGATGCCGCCGACGCCGCAAGCGCGGTGCCCCAGCTTCCTCCGCCGAAAACCGTCAGGTCAGCCATGGTGTACCTCCTTTCGCTTCCAGTCCTTTTTTTCGGAATTGCCCGGCGTGAACAGAAGCAGCACCGAGCCCCCGAACATGAGGATGCTTCCGGCGAGGATCGCCGGGACGAGGGACCCCGTCAGGTCCCGAAGAAATCCGGAGACCAGGGGAGCCACTACGGCAGACGACATGATGGTGCCGTTGAAAAAACCGATGGCGGCACCCATGGAGCCGGGGTGCCTTCTGCTGACGATGTCCCCGATCCACGCGACGGCGACCGGAGAGAATGCGGTGTTGCTGAAGAGGCCGAAGAAGAGCAGGGTGGCGATGATGGCCGGTGCGCTTTCCACCCTTGTGAGGAGGAATAGTGCGGCGGCGCTCACGGGAAGGACGAAGAGGGTTGTCCGTTTCCTTCCCAGGCGGTCGGAGAGCCTGCCCCAGAGGACTCCCCCGGGAAGGGCGGTCAGGGCGATGAGGCCGGTGTAGAGTCCCGACTGGTTGAGAGAGAAGCTCCGTTCCGCCTGGAGAAAGGTCGGGCCCCAGGTGGCCGCCGCCCAGAAACCGTACAGCGATGTGAAGGTGGCGATGTTGATCTTCCAGATGTCCCTGTCCCTGAACAGCTTTTTATACACCGCAAGGGAGGGGGAGCTTTCGTTCTTCACGTCGGGCAGGTATTTTTTGAACAGGGGGAGCATGAGGGCCGTGGGAACGGCGAGAAGAAGAAAGGGAGTCCTGTAGTTCCCGAAAAACTGGTACAGGGGGCCGCTCACAGCCATTCCGCCGAGAATGCCGAGGGCCATGCCCATGCCGATGAGTCCGGAGCTGATGCCCCGCTTTTCCGCCGGGACGGTGGAGAGCATGGTCCCGAAGCAGCAGGGGTAATAGGCTCCGGCGCCGAGTCCGTGGAGAGCCGAGAAGAAGACCAGGAGGGAGAAGGATGTACCGAAGAGGCCGAACCCGAGGATGCCGAGGCCGGAGAGGGCGAACATGGACATGAGTACCCGCTTCGCCCCCCACCTGTCGGCTGCGAGGCCGCTTGGAATCTGGAGCAGGACGTAGAAAAGGAAGTAGGCGCTGGTAATGGCTCCCGCCTGGGTGGAGGTTATTCCCAGGGTGTCGGCGATGACGGAAAGCAGGGGATACAGGGCGGTCCGATCGGCATAGAGAACGGCCCAGCCCAGGATAAGGGCAGCGATCACGATAAATTCCTCCCGGAGTGATGGTGTACGGACTATTGTATCCCTTTTTCCGGCGAAGAGAGGGCGGAAATTGCCAGACTTCCCCCGGAGGGCTAAAATGCTTTCATATAGTTTATCTGCATCCGGGAAGGAGACATGGAAATGGCGCCGGACGACATGGCCATGAGACTGAAGGAGATCCAGGACAAGGTGAGCGAATCCCTGCAGTACAGCATCGACAGCCTGGCCACTCTCCGGGAGGAGGAGCGGGAGCGCCTTTTCGAGATCCGCACCCGCCGGGAGAGCGTGCAGAAGGAGCTGAACGAAGTTATTGTCGCCTCGGAGAAGGCGGAGGCGGAATACAGGCGCTCAAGGCAGATCCTCCTCGATGCGTCCAGGTCCGGGGACGAGTCCAGGGAAAAAGAGGCCTACGAGCGGGCCATGAACCTCATGAAAATCCGCGGCGCCTTCGAGGAGAGGGAAAAGCACCTCGCCGCCCAGCGGGATGACCTTGACCGGGAGGAGCGCCGAATCGAACGGCTCATCACAAGGAGCGAGGAGATGGGCAACCGGTTCAGGGTGGTGCTCAATCTCCTCAACTTCAGCATCGAGGGCGAAGAAAACGGCTCTCTTTCTCCCGAGCAGAGAGATTTCAGCGCGGGGCTCCTGCTTGCGGAAAGGGAAAGCGTATCCCTCGCCCGGGAGCTCCATGACGGGCCGATCCAGAAGTTTTCCGCCGCAGGCCTCATGATCGATCTTGCCGGTGAGTTTCTCTCCAGGGGTGATTTCGGAAAAGCCAGGGAAGAACTGGCCAGAACCCGCTCCCACATCGGGGACGCCCTGGAGGAATTCCGCTCCTTCCTCTTCCAGCTCAACCCTACGGGACTCAAGGACGGCTTCGACGTGGCCCTGAACCGTCTCGTCTCCCAGACTTCCGCCGTTTCCGGGGCGGACGTGCGCTATGCCGTGGAAGGGCAGTCAGACCGGCTTTCCCTTCCCCTGAGGACCGCAGTGTTCAAGATAATCCAGCAGGCTGTGGTCAACGCGGTGAAGAACGGCCGGGCACACCGCATAAGGATACTGGTGAGCATCGGGCGGGAGATGCTCCGGGTGAAGGTGGTCGACGACGGGCTGGGCTTCGACGTTGAAAAAGTGCGCAGCGAGGCGGAGGAAAAGGGTACATGGGGGCTGATGAACATGGAAGACCGGGCCTCCATGATAGGGGGAGAACTCACCATCGCGAGCGAGCCCGGTAAAGGGACCAGCGTCTCCCTGTCGGTGCCCGTACCCCTTCCCAGATAGGCGAAAGGGCCGCTCCCTTCCGGGGCGGCCCTTTTTTCATGCGGACAGTTTTTTCGCGGCTTTTCTCCGTTCCCCGTCGTCGAGGATGATCTTCCTCAGCCGGATGGACTTGGGGGTCACTTCCACCAGCTCGTCCTCCGCAATCCACTCCAGCGCCTTTTCGAGGCCCATCCTCCGCGGCACGTCGAGCTTCACCGTGAAGTCCTTCGTGGAGGACCGGTGGTTCGTGGCCTGCTTCCGCTTCGTGGGGTTGCAGGGCATGTCGCTGGGACGGGAATTCTCGCCCACGATCATCCCGGTGTAGATTTTGTCCATGGGAGAGACGAACAGGGTGCCCCTCTCCTGGAGGTTCTCCAGCTGGTAGCTCGTGGCCTCCCCGGTATCGAGGCTCACCAGGGCGCCCCTGCTGCGGGGGGTTATCTCCCCCGTCCAGGGGGAATACCCTGAGAAACGGGAAGACATGATGCCCAGGCCCCGGGTATCGGTGAGGAACTCGCCCCGGTAGCCGATGAGTCCCCGGGTGGGGATGTTGAAGAAAATGCGCATGAGCCCGGTACGGAGGTTCTGGATCTCCTTCACCCGGGCCTTCCGCCTCGAGAGCTTTTCAAACACCACGCCCTGGTATTCCTCCGGGATGTCCACCACCAGATCCTCCATGGGCTCGTGAAGGGCGCCGCCGATCTCCTCGGTGATCACCTCGGGCTTGGAGACGCAGAACTCCATGCCTTCCCGGCGCATCTCCTCGATGAGGATGGCCAGCTGCAGCTCTCCCCGGCCGGAGACCTTCACTCCGTCCGGCCGTCCCAGGTCTTCCATCCGAAGGGCCACGTTGACGTGCATCTCCCGTTCCAGCCTCGCCTTGAGCTGCCGGAGGGTGATGGCCTGTCCCTCCTGCCCGGAGAAGGGGCCGTTGTTCACCAGGAAGAACATGGAGACCGTGGGTTCTTCTATGTCGAGGGGCGGAAGGGCCTGCCCCTCGAGCTCGGATGAGGAGAAAGTATCCCCGATGCCGATTTCCTTCGGCCCGGAGATCCAGACGATGTCTCCCGCCGAGGCTTCTTCAACTTCAAGGCGCTCCAGTCCCCGGGTGACGAAAATCTGGACGGCCTTTGTGCGTTCCGACTCCGTGACGGAGAAATTTTCGTTTTCCTTGTCGGAAGGGTTTTCCCAGCGGGTGGCCATGCGGAGAAACTCTTCACCCTTCCGGATTTTTCCCTGGAGGATCTTCCCGCAGCCCATCCGGCCGGTGTATTCGTTCCATGCCAGGGTGCTCACCTGCATTCTGAAGGGAGCCTCCTCGTCGGCCAGCGGGGGCTGAACGCAGCGGATGACGGCCTCAAACAGGGCGTCCATTCCCTTCGA of the Aminivibrio pyruvatiphilus genome contains:
- the typA gene encoding translational GTPase TypA, whose amino-acid sequence is MKRAEHIRNIAIIAHIDHGKTTLIDSIFRAAQVFRENARVEERIMDNNELEREKGITIRAKHCTVEWKGCRINIIDTPGHADFSGEVERILSTVDSVLLLVDAGEGPMPQTRYVLSHALRMGLKPLVYINKVDRKEADPVLALNATFDLFFELGATEEQADFPVLYGSGLAGWAVSDLSEIEGGESKGMDALFEAVIRCVQPPLADEEAPFRMQVSTLAWNEYTGRMGCGKILQGKIRKGEEFLRMATRWENPSDKENENFSVTESERTKAVQIFVTRGLERLEVEEASAGDIVWISGPKEIGIGDTFSSSELEGQALPPLDIEEPTVSMFFLVNNGPFSGQEGQAITLRQLKARLEREMHVNVALRMEDLGRPDGVKVSGRGELQLAILIEEMRREGMEFCVSKPEVITEEIGGALHEPMEDLVVDIPEEYQGVVFEKLSRRKARVKEIQNLRTGLMRIFFNIPTRGLIGYRGEFLTDTRGLGIMSSRFSGYSPWTGEITPRSRGALVSLDTGEATSYQLENLQERGTLFVSPMDKIYTGMIVGENSRPSDMPCNPTKRKQATNHRSSTKDFTVKLDVPRRMGLEKALEWIAEDELVEVTPKSIRLRKIILDDGERRKAAKKLSA
- a CDS encoding MFS transporter → MIAALILGWAVLYADRTALYPLLSVIADTLGITSTQAGAITSAYFLFYVLLQIPSGLAADRWGAKRVLMSMFALSGLGILGFGLFGTSFSLLVFFSALHGLGAGAYYPCCFGTMLSTVPAEKRGISSGLIGMGMALGILGGMAVSGPLYQFFGNYRTPFLLLAVPTALMLPLFKKYLPDVKNESSPSLAVYKKLFRDRDIWKINIATFTSLYGFWAAATWGPTFLQAERSFSLNQSGLYTGLIALTALPGGVLWGRLSDRLGRKRTTLFVLPVSAAALFLLTRVESAPAIIATLLFFGLFSNTAFSPVAVAWIGDIVSRRHPGSMGAAIGFFNGTIMSSAVVAPLVSGFLRDLTGSLVPAILAGSILMFGGSVLLLFTPGNSEKKDWKRKEVHHG
- a CDS encoding sensor histidine kinase — translated: MAPDDMAMRLKEIQDKVSESLQYSIDSLATLREEERERLFEIRTRRESVQKELNEVIVASEKAEAEYRRSRQILLDASRSGDESREKEAYERAMNLMKIRGAFEEREKHLAAQRDDLDREERRIERLITRSEEMGNRFRVVLNLLNFSIEGEENGSLSPEQRDFSAGLLLAERESVSLARELHDGPIQKFSAAGLMIDLAGEFLSRGDFGKAREELARTRSHIGDALEEFRSFLFQLNPTGLKDGFDVALNRLVSQTSAVSGADVRYAVEGQSDRLSLPLRTAVFKIIQQAVVNAVKNGRAHRIRILVSIGREMLRVKVVDDGLGFDVEKVRSEAEEKGTWGLMNMEDRASMIGGELTIASEPGKGTSVSLSVPVPLPR
- a CDS encoding 4Fe-4S binding protein; protein product: MAKAVVDKDACVGCETCVGTCPVESISMVDGKAVVDESCIECGSCVSVCPVNAITQ
- a CDS encoding GGDEF domain-containing protein, which codes for MEYRTVHRGNRLERELPALRLLSVITAVWFLAAGWADVLMGYPLLAVLDLFLALLFLFFRIRMTTMPPSAVRGFVPPILLFLNLLPLGASFLEAGFFTLLLRHIVTLLGTGVYMQFRRRDVFFTYLVINAFSFIGTFLLSGDFRGETANLAICYVFIVSSMFFFSRLHRKTSRELAALSNAERQARDMASRDPLTGLFNRRHFDGELARLLLEGTGVTLILIDLDDFKNINDAHGHQAGDDALKKMASAVTRAVRRDDIACRIGGDEFAVLLPACPETNGLLIAENICRQVRSCAPFLSVSLGVASAPGGSSPGDAFKKADTALYQAKSKGKGCIVSCGGLIPDLAATGGND
- a CDS encoding MFS transporter, with the protein product MDRLILSLLIINFAIYSYSNAFFFLAPYLAARGYTAASAGILVGVFYAATTAVRPVGSWITERMGVRKSMIWSSGVCIACALALQAYQGAFAWFVGVRVVMGLAYSIFMVALTTYQALVIEESKRGLGFVLISVGSLIPMFTVVPLTDYLVRSGLDRFFMILPLAAAALSFSLALRLQPAGYQGSSGRGQSMQWGTYGDLFRETPAGKIVFSCFFFGLCDASIVFIGTVLMEKGLVPSWFIFSLGGGALFVRTAGRNLFNRYQRTVFAGPSFLIMALCLLGLAFARTSLGLVLWGFFYGMGMGYGYPAHLALTADLAAPRLRAKASALVHFSMDLSWFILPLYMGFGCTLLGTHRAFLLFTLICIATAVMTTIMWLPGRKGQE
- a CDS encoding NAD(P)H-dependent glycerol-3-phosphate dehydrogenase — translated: MADLTVFGGGSWGTALAASAASSGHSVCLWCRRSEQARAINASGTNPDYLREISLPAGISATPDITEAALHSHYWILALPTQTLRGFLPALESFCTDRTEICNVAKGIEIDTGKRISEIVGEILPRALYSVLSGPSFAEEVARGLPTAVTVASGKDGSALFWQSLLNTTRLRLYTSHDVTGTETGGAVKNIMAIASGLASSLGLGDNARAALVSRGLAEIMRFGEALGAHPLTLAGLAGMGDLVLTCYSTQSRNFRLGMALGRGLSLEEARTEIGQVAEGAFTVRAVTEAARKLSVDMPISRGVHRLLYEGASPAEELERLLTRDPKAEYPPAILWSSSSCPKKESGV